The Zymobacter palmae DNA window GACGTTTGATTGTCAGCCAGCCGCCTTTAAGCGGGCCGTGCAGACGCAGTGCGTCGATGGCGTACTGTGAGCAGGAAGGCCAGAATCGGCAGCGCTGCCCCAGCAGAGGGCTGATCACCCACTGATAGCCTTTTATCGGTGCGATCAGCAGTGCGATGACAATACGCTGTCCGCGGCGTGAAGGGCCAGACGTTGAAGCTGAGTCGTGTGAGCACATATGGCAAG harbors:
- the yidD gene encoding membrane protein insertion efficiency factor YidD, encoding MCSHDSASTSGPSRRGQRIVIALLIAPIKGYQWVISPLLGQRCRFWPSCSQYAIDALRLHGPLKGGWLTIKRLARCHPFCKGGIDPVPERDEHKR